From the Leptospira inadai serovar Lyme str. 10 genome, the window GCGGAAGCATTCGGAGAGAATACGATCGATGTGATTCATATCGCTCGCGCGATCGCCGCATTCGAAGTCACTATGATTTCGGATCAGTCCCCTTTCGATAGAAACGCGATGACCTCCTCCGCAATCCGAGGAAAGCGGATCTTCGAGTCCGAAATCGGCGGCTGCTATCATTGTCATGGAGGGAAAAATTTCAATATTGATGATACGCTTGGTATTCTTAGTTTTCAGAATATAGGTTTGTACAACGTTCGGAACAAAGGAGACTATCCCGATCAGGCTCTGCACGGCCCCGCGGCGGCATTACAAACTCAAGGCCTCTCTCAAACGTCGGGTAAAGAAACGGATCGAGGAAAATTCAGAACTCCTTCTCTTAGAAACGTCGCAGTTACGGCTCCGTATATGCACGACGGGAGCCTCAAAACCCTTCGGGAAGTAATAGAAGTTTTCAATGCGGGAGGAAGGAATATTACTACGGGGCCGTTTGCGGGAGACGGTAGGAAGAATCCCCACAAGGACCCTCGAATACGCCAGCTCGATTTGACCGAGATGCAAAAAAGCGATTTGATCGAATTTTTAAAGTCTCTTACTGACGATTGTTATCTGACAGACCCTAGACTCAGCGATCCGAACCTGTCGAAGCCGATTCAACCGGACTATTGTCGAACCATTTCTACCGACCGGCAATAATTATCTTCCCGACCTAAATTACGACGTTCGGCTCTTGGAAATCACTTGCAGGACCCGGCGTCGGCGAGCTAACCTGAAATTCGATCTCCATGCGAAACTGCGGCATTATAACGATTCTTTTATTTACTCTGGCGCTATTGCCCCTCTCGGGAATAGTTTCTTCGCAACCCGCCGATTTAGAAACGGAGATCAATGCATTACTATCTACGTTGGATTCCTGCAACGGTTGCGTCTTTATCCGTAACGGATCCGAGCATACCGTGCAGGAAGCAAAAGCTCATCTTTTAAGAAAATACGAGGCGACTAAGGGAAGAATTAAAACGACGGAGGACTTTATCGTCGGATTAGCTAGCAAATCTTCCGTCACCGGAATCCCTTATAAAATCCGATTCCCCGACGGTACGGAAATGC encodes:
- a CDS encoding MbnH family di-heme enzyme: MFKLPRVFAGAGILLLAFLFFSCSKMRTFMEEGRFCSDYDYGLVESASAPPHPPDVCVTPETVKLGRFLFYDVNLSKGKNQSCASCHKQNLGFSDGLTRAIGSTGRVHPRNSIAIANAGYFSPYTWSNPTLKRLDNQTLVPFFSENTATTIEELAISGIEHVVAARLQSDPKYVAMFAEAFGENTIDVIHIARAIAAFEVTMISDQSPFDRNAMTSSAIRGKRIFESEIGGCYHCHGGKNFNIDDTLGILSFQNIGLYNVRNKGDYPDQALHGPAAALQTQGLSQTSGKETDRGKFRTPSLRNVAVTAPYMHDGSLKTLREVIEVFNAGGRNITTGPFAGDGRKNPHKDPRIRQLDLTEMQKSDLIEFLKSLTDDCYLTDPRLSDPNLSKPIQPDYCRTISTDRQ
- a CDS encoding DUF5329 domain-containing protein, with protein sequence MRNCGIITILLFTLALLPLSGIVSSQPADLETEINALLSTLDSCNGCVFIRNGSEHTVQEAKAHLLRKYEATKGRIKTTEDFIVGLASKSSVTGIPYKIRFPDGTEMPSEKWLTGQLTKLRKSTSPAKKSR